The Anaerolineae bacterium genome window below encodes:
- a CDS encoding 16S rRNA (uracil(1498)-N(3))-methyltransferase, translated as MSAHRFFVPPETLASSEITLGRDLAHRVGRVLRLQVGDRISLLNGLGREVEAEILSISRDAVRARALGVTCPNTEPRLHLVLYQALLPSDRFEWVLEKGTEIGVARFVPLVTTRCTARPPAGDLARKRSRWQAVVRAAAEQSHRALLPEVTAPATLQAALGGLSGPGLLAWEDSRRPLKSALPELATQDVLALFVGPEGGFTSEEAEAAQAAGLTIVSLGPRILRAETAGPVLAALALYAAGEL; from the coding sequence GTGTCCGCCCACCGCTTCTTCGTCCCGCCGGAGACTCTGGCCTCCAGCGAGATCACTCTGGGACGGGACCTGGCTCACCGCGTCGGCCGGGTACTCCGGCTGCAGGTGGGCGACCGCATCTCCCTGCTGAACGGCCTAGGCCGGGAGGTAGAAGCTGAGATTCTCTCTATCAGTCGCGATGCCGTGCGCGCCCGAGCCCTGGGAGTCACCTGCCCCAACACCGAGCCCCGCCTGCATCTGGTGCTCTATCAGGCCCTGCTGCCCAGCGATCGCTTCGAGTGGGTCCTGGAGAAGGGCACTGAGATAGGGGTGGCTCGCTTCGTCCCCCTCGTCACCACCCGCTGCACCGCCCGTCCTCCTGCCGGTGACCTCGCCCGCAAGAGGAGCCGCTGGCAGGCAGTGGTCAGGGCTGCCGCCGAGCAGAGCCATCGCGCCCTGCTCCCCGAAGTGACCGCGCCGGCCACGCTGCAGGCGGCCTTGGGAGGCCTGAGCGGGCCCGGTCTGCTGGCCTGGGAGGACTCGCGCCGCCCCCTGAAGTCAGCCCTCCCAGAACTCGCCACTCAGGACGTGCTGGCGCTGTTCGTGGGCCCCGAGGGTGGCTTCACCTCCGAAGAGGCGGAGGCAGCCCAGGCCGCCGGCTTGACCATCGTCTCCCTGGGCCCGCGCATCCTGCGCGCCGAGACGGCGGGGCCCGTCCTCGCCGCCCTGGCCCTCTATGCGGCGGGTGAGCTCTAG